In Actinoplanes derwentensis, the following proteins share a genomic window:
- a CDS encoding LCP family protein: MTKTVKRRAPLWARLSAIAGSVLIVTSVGALVTAQTLVAKYTAAVTDDSIFEPRAANAAVPRDRKEDDSPSIKGPLNLLLVGIDPRDDKTPPLSDSIILAHIPADMSTVYLFSLPRDLYVDIPAFPKADYRGGSGKINGSMSMGSHLGDGKYSAAQGFQLLAKTVGGYTGIKEFDAGGIVNFGGFKKIVEAMEGVTMTIDQDVKSEHLKPDGSPRDRLSRCADNTCDHPYIGVQKIYQKGTYHLQAWEALDYVRQRYGLPEGDYDRQRHQQQFVKALAKQAMSKDVVTDPAKLLKVMNAAGGSLTFSGGGHTVLDWAFALQGLNVDDMITVKLPGGGKFAGSTYLGEELEPSTKEFFQAVREDRVGGFLLDHPEYVNLQS, encoded by the coding sequence GTGACGAAAACGGTCAAGCGACGTGCACCGCTCTGGGCTCGATTGAGCGCGATCGCCGGCTCCGTACTGATCGTCACGAGTGTTGGTGCTCTCGTCACCGCGCAGACTCTGGTCGCGAAATACACCGCCGCGGTGACCGATGACAGCATCTTCGAACCCCGGGCGGCCAACGCCGCGGTCCCGCGGGACCGGAAAGAGGACGACAGCCCGTCGATCAAGGGCCCGCTGAACCTGCTACTGGTCGGGATCGATCCGCGGGACGACAAGACGCCGCCGCTCTCCGACTCGATCATCCTGGCGCACATCCCGGCCGACATGAGCACGGTCTACCTGTTCTCGCTGCCCCGTGACCTGTACGTCGACATCCCGGCGTTCCCGAAGGCGGACTACCGCGGCGGCTCCGGGAAGATCAACGGCTCGATGTCGATGGGCAGCCATCTCGGCGACGGGAAGTACAGCGCCGCCCAGGGCTTCCAGCTGCTCGCCAAGACGGTCGGCGGGTACACCGGCATCAAGGAGTTCGACGCCGGCGGGATCGTCAACTTCGGCGGCTTCAAGAAGATCGTCGAGGCGATGGAGGGCGTCACCATGACGATCGACCAGGACGTGAAGTCCGAGCACCTGAAACCGGACGGCTCGCCCCGCGACCGGTTGTCCCGCTGCGCCGACAACACCTGCGACCACCCGTACATCGGGGTGCAGAAGATCTATCAGAAGGGCACCTACCACCTGCAGGCGTGGGAGGCCCTGGACTACGTGCGGCAACGCTACGGACTCCCCGAGGGCGACTACGACCGGCAGCGGCACCAGCAGCAGTTCGTCAAGGCGCTGGCCAAGCAGGCGATGAGCAAGGACGTGGTGACCGACCCGGCGAAACTGCTGAAGGTGATGAACGCGGCCGGTGGCTCGCTGACCTTCTCCGGCGGCGGCCACACCGTGCTCGACTGGGCGTTCGCCCTACAGGGCCTCAACGTCGACGACATGATCACGGTGAAGCTGCCGGGTGGCGGAAAGTTCGCCGGCAGCACCTATCTGGGCGAGGAACTGGAGCCTTCGACCAAGGAGTTCTTCCAGGCCGTCCGGGAGGACCGGGTCGGCGGATTCCTGCTCGACCACCCGGAGTACGTGAACCTCCAGAGCTGA
- a CDS encoding LysM peptidoglycan-binding domain-containing protein: MAQKSEQWKRVIGLAVVCVTGSAVLAGPAAAAPDSINWEAIARCESGGNWGINTGNGYYGGLQFSHGTWRAYGGARYASTANRASKSEQIRIAERVLRGQGIGAWPTCGRRNAYKPASRSARRAPVTRHSSGSYVVRPGDTLAKIAARYHVRGGWKALYRANTATLRSPNRLAVGQRIRL, translated from the coding sequence ATGGCTCAGAAAAGTGAACAGTGGAAGCGCGTGATCGGCCTGGCGGTCGTCTGCGTCACCGGAAGCGCCGTGCTGGCCGGGCCGGCCGCCGCCGCTCCGGACAGCATCAACTGGGAGGCGATCGCCCGCTGCGAATCCGGCGGCAACTGGGGCATCAATACCGGAAACGGGTACTACGGCGGGCTTCAGTTCAGCCACGGCACCTGGCGGGCCTACGGCGGAGCGCGGTACGCCAGCACCGCCAACCGGGCCTCCAAGTCCGAGCAGATCCGCATCGCCGAACGGGTGCTGCGCGGCCAGGGGATCGGTGCGTGGCCGACCTGCGGGCGGCGTAACGCCTACAAGCCGGCGTCCCGTTCCGCGCGCCGGGCTCCGGTCACCCGGCACTCCTCGGGCAGCTACGTCGTACGCCCGGGTGACACGCTGGCGAAGATCGCCGCCCGTTACCACGTGCGGGGCGGCTGGAAAGCCCTTTACCGGGCAAACACGGCGACGCTGCGCAGCCCGAACCGACTGGCTGTGGGGCAGCGGATCCGGCTCTGA
- a CDS encoding saccharopine dehydrogenase family protein encodes MSDRQREFDVIVYGASGFAGALVAKHLATKSPQGTRIALAGRSAAKLERLGLDLPIVVADADDAEALTTMADRTRVVVTTVGPYAKFGKPLARACAETGTDYVDLTGEVLFARDSIDENHEVARRTGARIVHSCGFDSIPSDIGVHVLHELVQADGAGELTDTTLVVTSMRGGVSGGTIDSMRHQVDVMKKDRRLRRIGASPYSLSPDRKAEPDLGRQPDMLTLAPSEVDPSLRGHLAPFVMASYNTRVVRRSNALRGWAYGRGFRYREVLRVGSPVIARVTKAAMSALVIGFAVPPIRFVLDRVLPAPGTGPSESNRTNGHFTMDIFGVTTTGARYRARVKAQGDPGYAATAVMLGESALALALDRDRLPKSEGGVLTPATGIGDALVDRLRTAGLEITARKA; translated from the coding sequence ATGAGCGATCGACAGCGCGAGTTCGACGTGATCGTCTACGGTGCCTCGGGTTTCGCCGGCGCGCTGGTCGCGAAGCATCTCGCGACGAAATCACCGCAAGGCACCCGGATCGCGCTCGCCGGACGGTCCGCGGCGAAACTGGAACGACTCGGCCTGGACCTGCCCATCGTGGTCGCTGACGCGGACGACGCCGAGGCCCTGACCACGATGGCCGACCGCACTCGCGTGGTGGTGACGACGGTCGGGCCGTACGCGAAATTCGGCAAGCCACTCGCTCGCGCCTGCGCCGAAACCGGTACCGACTACGTGGACCTGACCGGTGAGGTCCTGTTCGCCCGGGACAGCATCGACGAGAACCATGAGGTCGCCCGGCGCACCGGTGCACGGATCGTGCACTCCTGCGGCTTCGATTCGATCCCGTCCGATATCGGGGTGCACGTCCTGCATGAGCTGGTGCAAGCCGACGGCGCCGGCGAACTGACCGACACCACGCTGGTGGTGACCAGCATGCGCGGCGGTGTCAGCGGCGGCACCATCGACTCGATGCGGCACCAGGTCGACGTGATGAAGAAGGACCGGCGGCTACGGCGGATCGGGGCCAGCCCGTACTCGCTGAGTCCCGACCGGAAGGCCGAACCCGATCTCGGGCGCCAGCCGGACATGCTCACCCTGGCGCCTTCCGAAGTGGACCCGAGTCTGCGCGGGCACCTCGCCCCGTTCGTGATGGCGTCGTACAACACCCGGGTCGTACGCCGGAGCAACGCGCTGCGCGGCTGGGCGTACGGTCGCGGGTTCCGCTACCGCGAGGTGCTGCGAGTCGGCTCCCCGGTGATCGCCCGGGTGACCAAGGCCGCGATGAGCGCCCTGGTGATCGGATTCGCGGTGCCGCCGATCCGATTCGTGCTGGACCGGGTCCTGCCCGCGCCGGGTACCGGGCCGAGCGAGAGCAACCGGACCAACGGCCACTTCACCATGGACATCTTCGGTGTCACCACGACGGGGGCGCGCTATCGCGCGAGGGTCAAGGCCCAGGGCGACCCGGGGTACGCCGCGACCGCGGTCATGCTCGGTGAGTCCGCCCTGGCGCTGGCCCTGGACCGGGATCGGCTGCCGAAGTCCGAGGGTGGTGTGCTCACTCCGGCGACCGGCATCGGCGACGCCCTGGTCGACCGGCTGCGCACGGCCGGCCTGGAGATCACCGCCCGGAAGGCATAA